Proteins found in one Magnolia sinica isolate HGM2019 chromosome 5, MsV1, whole genome shotgun sequence genomic segment:
- the LOC131245631 gene encoding squamosa promoter-binding-like protein 12, with the protein MEMGVGRGEIPKIPTPLGRNSMLKGKEVVSGRKNHDWDLNEWKWDSNLFVAERLNIGQSLDSCKELLPKDAENRTDFEKRRKLSVLEADESEQGDDLLTLKLGGDVFPFTEREGENSELKDAKRFKAQLGVPIPSLCQVDSCNANLSEERDYHRRHKVCEKHAKSGRVLLSGVLQRFCQQCSRFHLLQEFDEEKRSCRRRLAGHNRRRRKNAIVADHSLNDDQSSRYILICLLRILSNMHLKNSDQSKDHDILFQLLGMLSSPLGTPAPADLSRLIQSSQHLQNAETSTGVCAEGQPAFLSSYLRALTVPEPSRLPCSTGAASSIISCQDPIMATGNSRPVNVSREGKAQVSFLTKNSLDENMEFIPSQDSSAPCLRKDDSRRRSVAPCSSMPSLEADGGERTKSKLNDFDLNSTYTEYGDYKGLESPSQNNGKVQAGSTDFPSRLHQDIHQTSPTHMSGNSESTSDKSLSSSGEDVQCCTDRIIFKLFGKDPSDLPHVLRAQILNWISHSPTDIESYIRPGCIVLTIYLRLSKQAWEELCGNLTSSLKRLLEASDDGLWRTGWICAKVGHQLAFVYDGKVLLDVPLLGYQDTPFIICVTPVAVDLSSEAVFTVKGMHLKSVTKLFCSFQGQQSVHEISSIPQEENGSSADSFESFDGHSDKIQTLNFACSFANTSGRGFIEVELHDLSGGFLPFIVAEHDICSELRMLESFIDIVEPASSEMRLRDQGIEFLHEFGWLLERAHLVSGSDLAINHSTEFSNIRFKWLLEFSIERAWCAVVRKILNILFNSRGVDHSVEKLLNEVSPLHRAVRRNCRPLVEFLLKYIPEEKQASKANLDSKFCEKIFKSNMSGPAGITPLHIAASTEGAYDMLDLLTDEPEQDWIQTWEKGRDVSGFTPEDYAHQRGHDHYIQLVKRKISSKAAGAHLVLDMSNPLSTTRRVEEPPVLQGNSVQCKQKNASLDIDSRSTERVKCRVCEQLSACSRGHRVLNYRPAILSVVAIAAVCACVSLLLKTPPEVLFVVAFRWELLDYGYI; encoded by the exons ATGGAAATGGGGGTTGGTCGTGGTGAAATTCCGAAAATTCCCACCCCTTTGGGGCGCAATTCCATGCTGAAGGGGAAGGAGGTCGTGTCGGGTAGGAAGAATCATGACTGGGATTTGAATGAGTGGAAATGGGATAGCAATCTCTTTGTTGCAGAGCGGTTAAACATTGGTCAATCTCTTGATAGCTGCAAAGAGCTCCTTCCTAAGGATGCCGAGAACAGGACGGATTTTGAGAAACGTAGGAAGCTGTCGGTGTTAGAGGCAGATGAGTCGGAACAAGGAGATGACTTGCTGACGCTTAAACTGGGAGGGGATGTTTTTCCATTTACAGAGAGAGAGGGCGAGAACTCTGAGTTGAAAGATGCAAAGAGGTTTAAGGCGCAGCTGGGTGTGCCAATCCCTTCCCTTTGTCAAGTTGACAGTTGTAACGCGAATCTGAGTGAAGAGAGGGATTACCATCGGCGCCATAAGGTTTGCGAGAAGCATGCCAAATCTGGGAGAGTTCTTCTGAGTGGTGTCTTACAAAGGTTCTGTCAACAGTGCAGCAG GTTTCATCTGCTGCAAGAATTTGATGAAGAGAAGAGAAGCTGTAGGAGGCGCTTGGCTGGTCACAACCGGCGGAGAAGGAAGAACGCCATTGTTGCTGACCACTCTTTGAATGATGATCAGAGTAGCAGATACATCTTAATATGTCTCCTGAGGATTCTTTCCAATATGCACT TGAAAAACTCAGACCAGTCAAAAGATCACGATATACTGTTTCAGCTATTGGGAATGCTTTCTAGTCCTCTTGGTACACCTGCACCAGCAGACCTTTCCAGACTCATACAATCATCCCAACATCTGCAGAATGCTGAGACATCTACGGGAGTATGTGCGGAAGGACAACCTGCCTTTCTTTCTAGTTATCTGAGGGCCCTCACTGTTCCAGAACCTTCCAGACTGCCGTGTTCAACTGGGGCTGCATCTTCTATCATAAGCTGTCAAGACCCTATAATGGCCACGGGTAATTCTAGGCCCGTAAATGTATCCAGAGAAGGGAAAGCACAAGTATCATTTCTGACAAAAAACTCTTTGGATGAGAATATGGAATTTATTCCTTCTCAGGATTCTAGTGCCCCATGTCTAAGAAAGGATGACTCGCGAAGAAGGTCAGTTGCTCCATGCTCATCAATGCCTTCTCTGGAGGCTGATGGTGGGGAGAGGACCAAATCAAAGTTGAATGATTTTGATCTGAATAGCACCTACACTGAATATGGGGATTACAAAGGATTGGAGAGTCCATCCCAGAACAATGGGAAGGTTCAAGCTGGTTCCACCGATTTTCCTTCACGGCTACATCAGGATATTCATCAAACTAGCCCAACTCATATGAGTGGAAATTCAGAATCGACATCTGACAAATCACTTTCTAGTTCCGGTGAGGACGTTCAG TGCTGCACAGATCGGATCATTTTCAAACTCTTTGGTAAAGACCCAAGTGATCTTCCACATGTTTTACGTGCACAG ATCCTGAACTGGATATCTCACAGCCCAACAGATATAGAGAGCTACATAAGGCCCGGCTGTATAGTCCTTACGATTTACTTGCGGTTATCAAAGCAAGCGTGGGAGGAG CTTTGCGGTAATCTGACTTCCAGCTTGAAAAGGCTTTTAGAGGCTTCAGATGATGGTCTCTGGAGAACTGGATGGATATGTGCCAAAGTGGGGCATCAGCTAGCATTTGTGTATGATG GCAAAGTTCTATTAGATGTACCGCTTTTGGGATATCAGGATACTCCTTTTATTATATGCGTCACCCCTGTAGCCGTTGATCTTTCTTCAGAAGCAGTATTCACAGTAAAAGGAATGCACCTGAAGTCGGTCACAAA GCTGTTTTGTTCATTTCAAGGACAACAATCAGTCCATGAAATTAGTTCCATTCCCCAAGAAGAGAATGGTTCCTCTGCAGATAGCTTCGAAAGCTTTGATGGGCATAGTGATAAGATTCAGACTCTCAACTTTGCTTGCTCATTTGCAAACACAAGTGGGAGAGGATTTATTGAG GTCGAGCTTCATGATCTGAGTGGCGGATTCCTTCCTTTTATAGTCGCAGAGCATGACATTTGCTCAGAACTCCGTATGCTGGAGAGTTTCATCGATATTGTTGAGCCTGCTTCTAGTGAAATGCGCTTGAGGGATCAAGGCATAGAGTTTCTACATGAGTTTGGTTGGCTTCTTGAGAGGGCCCACTTGGTGTCTGGATCAGATCTTGCAATCAATCATAGCACAGAATTTTCTAACATTAGATTCAAATGGCTCCTGGAATTCTCCATCGAGCGAGCTTGGTGTGCTGTGGTTAGGAAGATCCTTAACATCCTGTTCAATTCAAGAGGGGTTGATCATTCGGTGGAAAAGTTGCTGAATGAAGTCAGCCCTCTTCACCGGGCTGTCAGGAGAAACTGCAGACCGCTGGTGGAATTCCTGCTTAAGTACATCCCAGAAGAGAAACAAGCATCCAAAGCCAATCTGGATTCAAAATTCTGTGAAAAGATATTCAAATCAAACATGAGTGGGCCAGCAGGTATCACACCTCTTCACATTGCTGCCTCAACCGAAGGTGCCTATGATATGCTGGATCTATTAACTGATGAACCAGAACAG GATTGGATACAAACATGGGAGAAAGGACGGGATGTGTCTGGGTTTACTCCCGAAGATTATGCTCATCAGAGAGGCCATGATCACTATATTCAGCTTGTGAAGAGGAAGATATCTAGCAAAGCTGCAGGAGCACATCTGGTCCTAGACATGTCCAATCCTTTGTCCACAACAAGGAGGGTCGAAGAGCCTCCGGTGCTGCAGGGAAATTCAGTGCAGTGTAAGCAGAAGAATGCCAGTCTTGATATAGATAGTAGAAGCACGGAGCGAGTGAAGTGCAGGGTCTGTGAACAGCTGTCTGCTTGCAGTAGAGGACACAGAGTTCTGAACTACAGACCGGCCATTCTATCAGTGGTGGCCATTGCCGCTGTTTGTGCATGTGTAAGTCTCCTCTTAAAAACCCCACCTGAAGTCCTCTTTGTGGTTGCATTCAGGTGGGAGCTGTTAGACTACGGGTACATATAG
- the LOC131245632 gene encoding glucan endo-1,3-beta-D-glucosidase, which yields MARAELSLPILSLVILLMSFNPGGTLRIVYGQRTWCVAKPSSDDATLIANINYACSQVDCTILRKGCPCSYPDILINHASVAMNLYYQSRGRNSWNCNFKNSALIVVTDPSYGNCIYPCQ from the exons ATGGCAAGAGCAGAGCTGTCTCTTCCCATTCTCTCCCTTGTCATACTGCTCATGTCCTTCAACCCAG GAGGAACTTTGAGGATTGTGTATGGACAG AGGACTTGGTGTGTGGCAAAGCCATCATCCGATGATGCGACTCTTATAGCCAACATAAACTATGCCTgctctcaggtggactgcaccatctTGCGAAAAGGCTGCCCGTGCTCCTACCCAGACATTCTGATTAACCATGCTTCTGTAGCCATGAACCTCTACTACCAATCCAGGGGCAGAAACTCATGGAATTGCAACTTCAAGAACTCTGCTCTCATTGTTGTGACCGACCCAA GTTACGGGAATTGTATCTACCCTTGTCAGTAA